A single region of the Metarhizium brunneum chromosome 6, complete sequence genome encodes:
- the mtr_7 gene encoding N amino acid transport system protein encodes MAASTTGKQHPLPSSKPGSEPLDVFGQEDHHDIKYKRLSWPLVAVLMIAEIVSNGMLSLPSSLAVVGMVPGLIIIVFLGVFATYTSRLLVEFKLRHPEVHTMGDAGYIMFGPVGRDVMAFGTCCFSIFASGGQMLSGQIALASLSENKLCLMLYTGIFAVPTLLFSLPRTFHGLSWISIASVLSIFVAGVVAMAAAGISPDPSRTVQVAVPSNFYTAFISITNPVFSFAGHFMFFVLMSEMKEPQHAMRAAYTLQSFATVFYAVFAGVTYGYIGSTVQSPSFSSLSPRWQKLCWGLALPNLLLAGSLFAHTASKVIFVRIFRHSKHLHSHTLLGWAVWISLVLLTNALAFLLAVGVPIFNYLIGIAASLFAAWFTYGMAGMFWLHDSYHYGPGFYAWRKQWGQALLAVATILSGAFICVAGLYVTIRAIVDAYAGHQLPPPFTC; translated from the exons ATGGCAGCGTCTACCACGGGCAAACAACACCCGCTTCCATCCAGCAAGCCGGGCAGCGAACCGTTGGACGTCTTCGGCCAAGAAGACCACCATGACATCAAATACAAGAGGCTCTCGTGGCCGTTGGTCGCCGTCCTCATGATTGCCGAGATTGTCTCCAACGGCATGCTCTCTCTGCCCTCGTCGCTGGCCGTGGTCGGCATGGTGCccggcctcatcatcatcgtgTTCCTCGGCGTATTCGCCACGTATACGTCCCGGCTGCTGGTCGAGTTCAAGCTGCGCCACCCCGAGGTGCACACCATGGGCGACGCCGGCTACATCATGTTTGGGCCGGTAGGCCGCGACGTCATGGCCTTTGGGACCTGCTGCTTCTCCATTTTCGCGTCGGGCGGCCAGATGCTCTCTGGCCAGATTGCCCTGGCCTCGCTGAGCGAGAACAAGCTGTGCCTGATGCTGTACACGGGCATCTTTGCCGTGCCCACGCTGCTTTTCTCGCTGCCGAGGACGTTCCACGGTCTGAGCTGGATCTCCATCGCGAGCGTTTTGAGCATCTTTgttgccggcgtcgtcgccatggctgccgcgGGCATCTCGCCGGATCCGAGCAGAACCGTCCAAGTAGCGGTGCCGTCCAACTTTTACACTGCATTTAtatccatcaccaacccGGTCTTTTCGTTTGCCGGTCACTTCAT GTTCTTTGTTCTCATGTCGGAGATGAAGGAGCCGCAGCACGCCATGCGCGCGGCCTACACCCTGCAGTCCTTTGCCACCGTTTTTTATGCCGTTTTTGCCGGCGTCACCTACGGCTATATTGGAAGTACCGTCCAGTCGCCTTCCTTCTCATCCCTGTCTCCTCGCTGGCAAAAGCTATGTTGGGGGCTTGCCTTGCCGAATCTTCTGCTTGCCGGCTCTCTGTTCGCGCATACAGCCAGCAAAGTCATCTTTGTCAGGATTTTTCGCCATTCCAAGCATTTGCACAGCCACACATTGCTAGGTTGGGCAGTCTGGATCTCACTGGTTCTGCTCACCaacgccttggcctttttgctcgccgtcggcgttCCCATCTTCAACTACTTGATCGGAATCGCTGCATCGCTCTTCGCCGCGTGGTTTACGTACGGCAT GGCTGGCATGTTCTGGCTGCACGACTCATATCACTACGGTCCCGGTTTCTATGCTTGGCGAAAACAATGGGGGCAAGCTCTTCTCGCAGTGGCAACAATTCTGTCCGGCGCTTTCATATGCGTTGCAGGCCTTTATGTCACCATTCGTGCCATTGTCGATGCCTATGCCGGCCATCAGCTCCCTCCTCCATTTACCTGTTAA
- the caf5 gene encoding Caffeine resistance protein 5 has translation MADLIRDAPIGQIIRWITNNRRLQYPEEKPGFKLPTKWTHNPFNDLDSGLCSPTTIRSGPSSPRQPGFDGDGDYELETITFDRKKSIGSPRASEFNNELKDDSNLHVVDWYGSNDSDNPYNWSNGKRFLITLIICLYTFVVYMSSAIYTSSTEGVMKEFKVTIVEATLGLSLYVLGYGIGPLIFSPLSEIPSIGRNPVYIITMTLFVIISVPTAFASDFHTLVALRFFQGFFGSPCLASGGASVGDIYSMEALPYAMLAWVSASYCGPALGPLLSGFSVPAMHWRWSLFETIWASIPVLVLMFLFLPETSSEGILFQRAQRLSKLTGKRFVIRSHMDKTHGSRTSALVGALIKPIEISFKDPAVLFVQIYTSIIYGIYYSFFEVFPLVYPVYYGMNLGQMGLVFLCVLIACILGVIAYSVCLYFLGRSGFATQERRLLPALGFCFGPTIGLFMFAWTARPSIHWIAPTIGITIYGASVFVVFQCLFIYIPLSYPNYAASLFAANDFFRSAMACASVSFAHPLFTNLGVARGVSVLGGLSLIGIAGIWLLYWFGGRLRAMSKFAAKT, from the exons ATGGCCGACTTGATTCGCGACGCTCCCATCGGACAAATCATTCGTTGGATCACCAATAACCGCCGTCTACAATACCCCGAAGAGAAGCCCGGGTTTAAGCTCCCTACGAAATGGACGCACAATCCATTCAATGACTTGGATTCTGGCTTATGCTCGCCAACCACGATCCGCAGCGGACCTTCGTCGCCTCGTCAACCCGGcttcgacggcgacggcgactaCGAACTGGAGACAATTACGTTTGACAGAAAAAAGTCCATCGGCTCACCTCGTGCGAGTGAATTCAACAATGAACTCAAAGATGACAGTAATTTGCATGTGGTGGACTGGTATGGAAGCAATGACTCTGACAATCCTTACAATTGGTCAAATGGCAAGCGGTTCTTGATAACGCTCATCATTTGTCTGTATACCTTTGTCGTGTACATGTCATCTGCAATCTATACAAGTTCCACAGAAGGCGTCATGAAAGAATTCAAAGTCACCATAGTCGAGGCTACTCTAGGATTATCACTCTACGTCCTCGGCTATGGCATCGGGCCATTGATCTTCTCACCACTCAGCGAGATACCATCCATTGGTCGAAACCCCGTCtacatcatcaccatgacGCTTTTTGTCATCATCTCTGTGCCCACAGCGTTCGCGTCGGATTTCCATACCCTCGTTGCACTTCGCTTTTTCCAGGGCTTCTTTGGCTCGCCCTGTCTAGCTTCGGGAGGTGCTTCGGTTGGCGACATTTACAGCATGGAGGCACTGCCCTATGCTATGCTGGCCTGGGTCTCTGCTTCCTATTGCGGCC CTGCCCTGGGACCCCTTTTGAGTGGATTTTCTGTTCCCGCCATGCACTGGCGATGGTCCTTGTTCGAGACCATCTGGGCCTCTATTCCTGTGCTGGTCCTCATgttcctcttcctcccggAAACAAGCAGCGAGGGTATCCTGTTTCAACGCGCCCAGCGACTTTCTAAACTAACCGGCAAGCGATTCGTAATCCGGAGCCATATGGACAAGACACATGGCAGCCGCACTTCGGCCCTTGTCGGAGCCCTCATCAAGCCCATCGAGATTTCATTCAAAGATCCGGCCGTGCTGTTTGTGCAGATCTATACCTCTATCATATATGGAATCTACTACTCAT TCTTTGAAGTCTTTCCGCTAGTCTACCCCGTCTATTACGGCATGAACCTGGGCCAAATGGGCCTTGTGTTCCTGTGTGTTCTCATCGCTTGCATACTAGGCGTAATTGCCTACAGCGTATGCCTCTACTTCTTGGGTCGCAGTGGCTTTGCCACACAAGAGAGACGCCTGCTTCCAGCACTGGGGTTCTGTTTTGGGCCTACAATCGGGCTTTTCATGTTTGCCTGGACAGCCAGACCTTCCATTCACTGGATTGCACCCACCATTGGAATTACCATATATGGAGCCAGTGTCTTTGTTGTTTTCCAATGTCTCTTCATCTACATTCCGCTCAGCTATCCCAATTATGCCGCCAGTCTTTTCGCCGCCAATGACTTTTTCCGCAGCGCAATGGCCTGTGCAAGCGTTTCGTTTGCCCATCCCTTGTTCACCAATCTGGGTGTCGCCAGAGGTGTCAGCGTCTTGGGTGGACTGAGTTTAATTGGAATTGCAGGTATCTGGCTTCTTTATTGGTTCGGCGGGAGACTCCGTGCCATGAGCAAGTTTGCAGCCAAGACTTGA
- the chyD gene encoding Amidase chyE, whose amino-acid sequence MCGILACCTCPQLIRHTVDSQAAELNGVASVDRRQTQDSEDGRTATKAEIASLSKNLQDGINDIQHRGPDGSGVWISKNGHVGLAHCRLSINDLSTNGSQPLHSDDGEIHAVVNGEIYDHDRLRQECGEKYGYRFSSDSDSELVIALYKIYGCPGLFQHLRGEFAFVLHDDREGFKRTIAGRDRFGIKPLLWTTVSEQVLFASEAKAFMAMGWEPEWDVRGISDCGWLVDDRTIFKGVKKLMPGHWMEVTDKHGVQINKYWDAEYPDKTEPDVRSIDDMVLGVRERLVESVRLRLQADVPVGIYLSGGIDSSTIAGIAADLVKEQNVPIGNEESRRISCFSIRFGEESEYDETAIADRTAKWLGVECFKLNLDEQALSDNFAEAAYHCEHHHFDLNAVGKFCLSEFTRQHGVKAVLTGEGSDEHFCGYPSFATEFLREPDLTMLRSAPSEDLEFGEALCKTAHAETSATWRPQASKSEMAGTMPVNDSSTMPDSLLAWQPPKHVYQEWIHEEYGDEWDSRKTLMASHSNDVLEKLSSKWHPSNSAMYLWNKSILINVILSCLGDRAEMAHSIEGRTPFLDHQLAEYVNALPPSIKIMYAPTEINGVASRPAGSALQSLTEKWILREAARPYITDELYNRKKVTFWAPTNWPKNGPLHKMFSSLLTRETVENLGFVDYEVIERALDAGFGDNTDAASFRIVCYTAGWVTISQKFGIRKATMMEFD is encoded by the exons ATGTGTGGTATTCTAGCATGTTGTACTTGCCCCCAATTAATACGGCACACCGTCGATTCCCAAGCCGCCGAGCTTAACGGGGTAGCCAGCGTCGACAGACGACAGACACAAGACAGCGAGGACGGCCGAACAGCGACAAAAGCTGAAATTGCATCTCTTTCAAAGAATTTGCAAGATGGAATTAATGACATTCAGCATCGCGGTCCAGATGGATCGGGCGTTTGGATAAGCAAAAACGGACATGTTGGTCTCGCACACTGTCGATTGTCAATCAACGACCTCTCGACCAATGGATCGCAGCCATTGCACAGTGATGACGGAGAGATACACGCAGTTGTCAACGGAGAGATATATGACCATGACCGCTTGAGGCAAGAGTGTGGTGAGAAGTATGGCTACAGGTTTTCCAGCGACAGTGACAGCGAGTTGGTCATTGCATTGTATAAAATTTATGGATGCCCTGGCCTATTTCAGCACCTTCGTGGCGAATTTGCCTTTGTTCTCCATGATGATAGAGAGGGCTTTAAACGAACCATCGCGGGCCGAGATCGATTCGGTATAAAGCCACTGCTCTGGACTACAGTGTCCGAACAGGTTCTCTTCGCATCCgaggcaaaggcattcaTGGCTATGGGCTGGGAGCCAGAATGGGACGTTCGTGGAATCTCGGACtgtggttggttggttgacGACAGGACAATCTTCAAAGGCGTGAAGAAGCTCATGCCTGGCCACTGGATGGAGGTGACTGACAAGCATGGCGTGCAAATCAACAAGTACTGGGATGCTGAGTATCCTGACAAA ACCGAGCCTGATGTCCGAAGTATCGATGACATGGTGCTCGGAGTTCGTGAACGACTCGTTGAGTCAGTTCGCCTTCGTTTACAGGCAGATGTGCCGGTAGGCATATACTTGTCGGGTGGCATTGATTCGTCTACGATTGCAGGCATTGCCGCAGATCTTGTGAAGGAACAGAATGTTCCAATTGGAAATGAAGAATCTAGACGCATTTCCTGCTTTAGTATCCGGTTCGGCGAGGAGTCAGAGTACGACGAAACAG CCATCGCTGACCGAACTGCCAAGTGGCTCGGCGTTGAGTGCTTCAAGCTGAACTTGGACGAGCAAGCGCTGTCAGACAATTTTGCCGAGGCGGCTTACCACTGCGAGCACCACCATTTTGATCTCAATGCCGTCGGAAAATTCTGCCTGTCGGAATTCACACGCCAGCATGGCGTAAAGGCTGTCTTGACTGGGGAAGGCTCCGACGAACACTTTTGCGGATACCCCAGCTTTGCGACCGAGTTCCTTCGTGAGCCGGATTTGACAATGCTTAGGTCTGCTCCGTCCGAGGATCTCGAGTTCGGAGAGGCACTTTGCAAAACCGCCCACGCGGAGACGAGTGCCACTTGGCGACCACAGGCCAGCAAGTCCGAAATGGCAGGGACGATGCCCGTTAACGACAGCAGCACAATGCCCGACAGTCTTTTGGCATGGCAACCTCCAAAGCACGTGTACCAAGAATGGATACACGAAGAGTACGGGGATGAGTGGGATAGCCGAAAGACCCTGATGGCGTCTCATTCAAACGACGTCCTTGAGAAACTAAGCAGCAAATGGCACCCAAGCAACTCTGCCATGTACCTGTGGAACAAGAGCATCTTAATAAACGTCATCTTGTCCTGTTTGGGCGACCGTGCAGAAATGGCGCACAGCATTGAGGGACGTACGCCATTTCTTGATCACCAACTCGCAGAATATGTAAACGCTCTGCCGCCCAGCATCAAGATCATGTACGCACCGACAGAAATAAATGGTGTAGCTAGCCGGCCTGCTGGGTCTGCTCTACAGAGCCTTACGGAGAAATGGATTCTTCGTGAAGCCGCTCGTCCCTATATTACCGACGAGCTGTACAACCGCAAAAAGGTTACCTTTTGGGCACCAACGAACTGGCCCAAGAACGGGCCGTTGCACAAAATGTTTAGCAGTCTGCTGACGAGAGAAACTGTTGAGAACCTAGGTTTCGTTGATTACGAAGTCATTGAAAGGGCTTTGGATGCGGGTTTTGGGGATAATACCGACGCGGCGTCGTTTCGCATTGTTTGTTACACAGCTGGCTGGGTGACAATCTCTCAGAAGTTTGGCATTAGGAAGGCCACAATGATGGAATTTGATTAA
- the aflY_0 gene encoding Oxidoreductase AflY: MSTSTKIVITPENTGLWNIQQSEEAAQAASELLQKDLEGHHVFLNNKGFHDHMLHHILALYGTGASVTQLRKAYDSRHPLQRPTQPPHDDVAAHLRASWSNSVKYLGQEQYYPDFLAYFQSVIRTKGYKSVVNEYLFKGDAAADDLLVRLHAGVLHPLIQLMYGLEWKQPAVVAEALAETCVHRLEGLDQLLVPSERRGRAPSPRSQERPLLSIYHDIRSNHDLSVAVQIDDGADKIQAGVLKRVREPMLKILERVSVNPSKLDERTAEMMHAIIYISSGAAIQPPQHVKYDFSLMHHINSSLIYLTINNQDWISVGTKVRMLEWKIRMDLLQYVAQGSPAFSVESIVNYTPKLQHGSMVSVRDIGVRLQSFGDDGHAIKQARATSICHELMKKYETKPWAVLKGDDIWKKIQYMVVDAVEGPGVLYVRCAGLQEVWKDVPLQSRPRRQSNVLESLQTGSGSSEEALRGYV, from the exons ATGTCGACATCAACAAAAATCGTCATCACTCCGGAAAACACGGGATTATGGAATATTCAACAGAGTGAGGAAGCAGCCCAAGCAGCGAGTGAGTTGCTTCAGAAGGACCTTGAG GGGCATCATGTGTTCTTGAATAACAAGGGCTTTCATGACCAC ATGTTGCATCATATTCTCGCTCTCTACGGTACTGGCGCGAGTGTTACTCAGCTGAGAAAGGCTTACGATAGCCGGCATCCACTGCAACGCCCTACCCAACCTCCTCACGACGATGTGGCAGCCCATCTTAGGGCATCTTGGAGCAACTCGGTCAAGTATCTAGGGCAGGAGCAGTACTACCCCGACTTCCTGGCCTATTTTCAAAGTGTTATCAGGACTAAAGGATACAAGTCTGTCGTGAATGAGTACCTCTTCAAAGGGGATGCCGCTGCCGATGATCTACTAGTTCGTTTACATGCTGGTGTATTGCACCCATTGATCCAGTTGATGTATGGACTAGAGTGGAAGCAACCAGCGGTAGTTGCAGAAGCTCTGGCCGAGACTTGCGTTCACCGGCTCGAGGGTTTAGACCAACTTCTGGTCCCAAGCGAGCGCCGTGGACGCGCTCCATCACCACGGTCCCAGGAACGGCCGCTTCTATCAATTTACCACGACATCCGGTCAAATCATGACTTATCAGTCGCAGTACAGATTGATGACGGAGCCGACAAGATTCAGGCCGGCGTTCTTAAGCGTGTCAGAGAACCCATGCTGAAAATCCTTGAGCGCGTTTCCGTTAACCCGAGCAAGCTGGACGAAAGAACGGCAGAAATGATGCATGCAATCATCTACATTAGTTCTGGGGCTGCCATTCAGCCACCCCAGCATGTCAAATATGACTTTTCTTTGAT GCATCACATAAATTCTTCGCTCATATATCTAACAATCAACAACCAAGATTGGATCAGCGTAGGCACTAAAGTCCGAATGCTGGAGTGGAAAATCAGAATGGACTTGCTGCAGTACGTGGCACAAGGTAGTCCTGCGTTCTCTGTTGAGTCTATTGTCAACTATACACCAAAATTGCAACATGGATCGATGGTTTCCGTTCGAG ATATCGGAGTTCGACTGCAATCTTTTGGCGATGACGGACATGCTATTAAACAAGCCAGGGCCACTTCCATTTGCCACGAGCTGATGAAGAAATACGAAACCAAGCCCTGGGCCGTGTTGAAAGGTGATGACATTTGGAAAAAGATCCAGTATatggttgttgatgctgttgaAGGCCCAGGCGTGCTCTACGTTCGCTGTGCCGGGTTGCAAGAAGTTTGGAAG GACGTTCCCCTCCAGTCGAGACCAAGGCGGCAGTCTAATGTCCTTGAGTCCTTACAAACTGGAAGCGGTAGTTCAGAGGAAGCGCTTAGAGGCTATGTTTGA
- the dauP gene encoding Rhodomycin D methylesterase DauP, whose product MEAHPEQFLTRPGGVKVCYQTFGRSEATPLLLLSGGAQSMLCWHDDFISMVDEQLGGSFIIRFDYRDTGRSTNFPLGEAAHYSINDLCDDAVAILDELRIESANLAGFSLGGAIAWMIAAQHPQRVKSLSLFSSSPVGPSPSTQDALPQLNPELGAQLAKAPIPSDWQNQEMVLDFLMFCVDCTSFRRYEGREREDMYRRQAAEFARISRQGNSVQSIFNQSAAVSGRWPRELLCNVKCPTTIVHGREDRNIPLVHADVLKEEIKGSKLVVVESMAHEMPKREWSRFVRAIASTCV is encoded by the coding sequence ATGGAAGCTCACCCAGAACAGTTTCTGACACGGCCGGGCGGCGTGAAGGTGTGCTACCAAACATTTGGTCGCAGTGAAGCGacgccattgctgctgctctctGGTGGAGCGCAGTCAATGTTGTGTTGGCACGACGACTTCATTTCAATGGTGGATGAACAGCTGGGAGGCTCCTTCATCATCCGCTTCGACTACCGAGACACTGGCAGGTCTACCAATTTCCCCCTCGGAGAAGCGGCTCACTATTCCATCAACGACTTGtgcgacgatgccgtcgctATTCTCGACGAACTGCGCATCGAGTCCGCCAACCTCGCCGGGTTCAGTCTCGGGGGCGCCATCGCATGGATGATTGCTGCTCAGCACCCGCAGCGCGTGAAaagcctctctctcttctcatcAAGTCCCGTTGGCCCGTCGCCGTCTACCCAAGACGCCCTCCCGCAGTTGAACCCCGAGCTCGGCGCTCAGCTCGCAAAGGCGCCTATTCCCAGCGATTGGCAGAATCAAGAGATGGTCTTGGACTTTCTCATGTTCTGTGTCGACTGTACTTCGTTTCGCAGGTACGAAGGCCGTGAGCGGGAGGACATGTACCGGAGACAGGCCGCGGAGTTTGCGCGCATCTCCAGGCAGGGCAATAGTGTGCAGAGCATTTTCAACCAGAGCGCGGCGGTATCCGGACGCTGGCCAAGGGAATTGCTATGTAATGTCAAGTGTCCCACCACCATTGTGCATGGCCGGGAGGATCGGAATATTCCACTGGTGCACGCCGATGTCTTGAAGGAGGAAATCAAAGGGTCCAAATTGGTTGTTGTTGAAAGCATGGCGCACGAGATGCCGAAGCGAGAATGGTCTAGATTTGTACGTGCAATTGCTAGTACTTGTGTCTAG